A part of Thermococcus sp. SY098 genomic DNA contains:
- a CDS encoding hydrogenase maturation protease, whose product MRTLILALGNELMRDDGVGLKIGRILAEKGYNVLEVGTDIFKLQNYYNGEEKIVIVDAILSEKFEPGKIIHLKGEEVFEKLKAEIRSAHFMGAIDGLKLMMVLDERLAKAEIHFIGIVAKEVELGMKLSREVENAVPKVVELVEKIVRS is encoded by the coding sequence ATGAGAACTCTAATCCTCGCTCTTGGCAATGAGCTCATGAGGGACGATGGTGTTGGGCTTAAAATAGGGAGAATTTTAGCAGAAAAAGGATACAATGTCCTTGAGGTTGGGACTGATATTTTTAAGCTCCAAAATTATTACAACGGAGAGGAGAAGATTGTGATAGTTGATGCGATTCTGAGTGAAAAATTTGAGCCCGGAAAAATCATTCATCTGAAGGGTGAGGAAGTCTTTGAGAAGCTTAAAGCTGAGATAAGAAGCGCCCATTTCATGGGTGCGATTGACGGGTTAAAGCTGATGATGGTTTTGGATGAAAGATTAGCAAAAGCAGAGATTCATTTTATAGGGATAGTTGCCAAAGAAGTTGAACTGGGGATGAAATTGAGTAGAGAGGTTGAAAATGCCGTTCCTAAGGTTGTTGAACTTGTTGAGAAGATTGTTCGCTCTTGA